A genomic window from Actinomycetaceae bacterium MB13-C1-2 includes:
- a CDS encoding YggS family pyridoxal phosphate-dependent enzyme produces the protein MADETGSNLLPVLSERFERVLSTIEDSAERAGRDSSEIVLLPVTKTVPTEVLRATYALGYHDFAENRVQEMKRKADALADLGPTWHLIGHLQTNKANQVARLAKEVQSVDSLRIAEALSRASFPKSTGRVLDVLLQVNTSGEEAKYGLSPAQVPEILDVVAGLPGLIVRGFMTMAPLTDDEAVIRRTFADLRELRDRLAPQYEGDGVELAELSMGMSGDYPIAVEEGATIVRVGSALFGPRS, from the coding sequence ATGGCAGATGAAACTGGTAGCAATCTCCTCCCTGTTCTAAGTGAACGGTTCGAGCGGGTGCTATCCACCATCGAAGACTCGGCGGAGCGTGCAGGGCGAGATTCGTCCGAGATCGTGTTGCTTCCGGTCACCAAGACTGTGCCAACCGAGGTGTTACGAGCAACCTACGCCCTTGGCTACCACGATTTCGCAGAGAATCGGGTCCAGGAGATGAAGCGAAAAGCCGACGCGCTTGCAGACCTCGGCCCCACCTGGCACTTGATCGGGCACCTCCAGACAAACAAGGCGAACCAGGTAGCACGCCTTGCCAAGGAGGTGCAGTCGGTCGATTCGCTAAGGATTGCCGAAGCTCTCTCCCGGGCAAGTTTCCCCAAGTCCACCGGACGAGTTCTCGATGTGCTTCTACAGGTCAACACCTCGGGTGAAGAAGCCAAATATGGTCTGTCACCGGCACAGGTCCCCGAGATTCTTGATGTTGTTGCGGGGCTGCCGGGACTCATCGTGCGCGGTTTCATGACCATGGCTCCACTTACTGATGACGAGGCGGTGATTCGCCGCACCTTCGCCGACCTGCGCGAACTTCGTGACCGCCTCGCCCCGCAGTACGAGGGGGATGGGGTAGAACTCGCCGAGCTCTCCATGGGGATGTCCGGGGACTACCCAATCGCGGTCGAAGAGGGAGCCACGATAGTGAGAGTGGGGAGCGCACTCTTCGGGCCGAGAAGCTAA
- a CDS encoding APC family permease: MSAPSQGTKGSTNVGASVAKLSFISIFLLGINGIIGSGTFLLPQEIYEDAGFLLGMGVILFAGIATTLIAFCYADLSGKFSGGGGAWLYSYTAFGKFTGFQVGFFMWFSGIVSIAAEVAALIRIFRNVIPALKSDVLSIICGTVLIVLLGLINWFGMKSVKWVSNLSSATKIGAALFFVVVGVFFMKWANLGPVSAAHGGSVVEQFSTTYAIVFYMFTGFSFLPIAARKMKNPQKNLPRALISIMLSVTAIYLLVQFVVVGNLGTETAKSTIPVAEAMLKSVGEWGYYIIIVGSAVSVFGVAFTSAFEVPVIASTLADEHNLLPPIFAKNNKFGAPFVSIILTVVVSAALLWTGSYVFLATCMVCANFIQYVPTILAVVKLRKMPSAPGAMSLKGARAWVVAGLALVSSLYVLTGFNWKVIAVAAAVFVIATVVYFWDEASRKKRGLTLGSSTGEATKVAVASAIAGTVPAVAPASGSATATSAATSAPGTTGAATTATTASVPGPTMPVVDGAAMHAVSAGASHVSQTLATSATKS, from the coding sequence ATGAGCGCTCCAAGTCAGGGAACAAAAGGTAGTACAAATGTAGGGGCGAGCGTAGCGAAGCTCTCCTTTATTTCTATCTTCTTACTGGGAATAAACGGCATCATTGGCTCCGGAACTTTCCTCCTTCCCCAAGAAATCTACGAGGACGCAGGATTCCTTCTTGGCATGGGGGTGATCCTGTTCGCAGGTATCGCCACGACGTTGATCGCGTTCTGCTACGCGGACCTTTCCGGGAAGTTCAGCGGGGGAGGTGGAGCCTGGCTCTACTCGTACACGGCCTTTGGCAAGTTCACTGGATTCCAAGTTGGCTTTTTCATGTGGTTCTCCGGCATCGTTTCAATCGCCGCTGAGGTTGCAGCACTAATTCGAATTTTCAGGAACGTAATCCCGGCGCTTAAGAGCGATGTCCTCTCAATCATTTGTGGCACCGTTCTGATCGTGCTATTGGGGCTCATCAACTGGTTCGGAATGAAGAGCGTCAAGTGGGTAAGCAACCTGTCCTCCGCCACAAAGATCGGCGCGGCACTCTTCTTTGTTGTAGTTGGCGTCTTCTTTATGAAATGGGCGAACCTCGGACCCGTCTCTGCGGCTCACGGCGGGAGCGTGGTGGAGCAGTTCAGCACAACATACGCGATTGTCTTCTACATGTTCACCGGGTTCTCGTTCCTGCCAATAGCGGCACGAAAGATGAAGAATCCGCAGAAGAACCTTCCGCGTGCGCTGATCTCAATCATGCTCTCGGTCACCGCCATCTACTTGCTGGTTCAGTTCGTTGTGGTTGGCAACCTTGGAACAGAGACAGCGAAGTCGACCATCCCGGTGGCCGAGGCGATGCTAAAGAGCGTCGGAGAGTGGGGCTACTACATAATCATCGTTGGCAGTGCCGTGTCAGTGTTCGGCGTTGCCTTTACCTCCGCGTTTGAGGTGCCGGTTATTGCCTCAACCCTCGCCGATGAGCACAACCTGCTTCCCCCGATCTTTGCTAAGAACAACAAGTTTGGGGCGCCCTTCGTCTCGATCATCCTCACGGTCGTTGTCAGTGCGGCACTTCTTTGGACCGGCTCATACGTGTTCCTGGCGACCTGTATGGTTTGCGCGAACTTTATCCAGTACGTGCCGACAATTCTCGCGGTCGTGAAGCTGCGGAAGATGCCTAGTGCTCCTGGTGCGATGTCTTTGAAGGGCGCTCGCGCGTGGGTGGTAGCGGGACTTGCATTGGTTAGTTCGCTGTACGTTCTCACTGGTTTCAACTGGAAGGTGATCGCGGTCGCCGCCGCAGTGTTTGTGATTGCGACCGTCGTTTACTTCTGGGATGAGGCATCCAGGAAGAAGCGTGGGCTGACTCTGGGGAGCTCGACGGGAGAGGCCACGAAGGTTGCTGTTGCCTCGGCCATCGCTGGGACTGTGCCCGCGGTGGCGCCCGCGTCTGGATCTGCCACGGCCACAAGTGCCGCTACGTCCGCTCCTGGTACTACTGGGGCTGCTACTACGGCGACGACCGCGTCTGTACCTGGACCCACGATGCCGGTGGTTGACGGTGCGGCAATGCACGCCGTTAGCGCTGGCGCGTCCCACGTTTCACAGACTTTGGCAACTAGCGCAACAAAGTCGTAA
- a CDS encoding class II glutamine amidotransferase: protein MCRWLAYHGSPITIDKLLTKPNHSLVDQSINARHLALPGFPLAEQFRNHDFPTNGDGFGIAFVGREGKIGQFREITPAWDSHNLHSLAEQIETGTLLAHVRAAPGGSIAEDNCHPFVHDGWMFQHNGGVGGFEKMARDLRMDVDPELYPFIMGNSDTETCFYLALTYGLATDPVGAMLKLNDRIEKARVDNKVTDPFTACMAASNGDVLVTMRVSSRENLGSGPVPESPSLYHAHGAAKVRMADGTEECLPEDTQLVCSEPLELDFSDHEWVPVEDRTISLFQTGKEPQHTSIPVN from the coding sequence ATGTGCCGCTGGCTCGCCTATCACGGCTCACCAATCACCATTGACAAGCTTCTTACCAAGCCAAATCACTCGCTTGTCGACCAGAGCATCAACGCTCGCCACCTTGCCCTGCCCGGTTTTCCTCTCGCAGAGCAGTTCAGGAACCACGACTTCCCAACCAACGGCGATGGCTTCGGCATCGCGTTCGTTGGTCGCGAAGGCAAGATCGGACAGTTCCGCGAGATCACACCTGCTTGGGATAGTCATAACCTACACAGCCTCGCCGAGCAGATCGAGACGGGCACACTTCTGGCGCACGTCCGCGCTGCGCCGGGAGGATCAATCGCCGAGGACAATTGCCATCCCTTCGTCCATGACGGATGGATGTTTCAACACAACGGCGGTGTTGGGGGCTTTGAGAAGATGGCCCGCGATTTGCGCATGGACGTGGACCCAGAACTCTACCCGTTCATCATGGGGAATTCGGACACCGAAACCTGCTTCTACCTCGCCCTCACCTATGGTCTTGCTACAGATCCGGTCGGCGCAATGCTAAAGCTCAATGACCGAATCGAAAAGGCTCGCGTCGACAACAAAGTGACCGATCCTTTTACCGCCTGCATGGCGGCTTCGAACGGTGATGTCCTCGTCACGATGCGTGTTTCAAGCCGTGAGAACTTGGGATCAGGTCCGGTGCCGGAGTCCCCCTCGCTTTATCACGCCCACGGAGCCGCAAAGGTACGAATGGCTGATGGGACGGAAGAGTGTCTGCCCGAGGACACTCAACTCGTCTGCTCCGAACCGCTTGAGTTGGACTTCAGTGACCACGAGTGGGTTCCGGTTGAAGACCGCACAATCTCACTGTTCCAGACAGGCAAGGAACCACAGCACACAAGCATCCCGGTCAACTAA
- a CDS encoding Ig-like domain-containing protein, which yields MSTDIGYEKNRRLKRLAAAGGAAALVATSIAAGIGLAPSAIAEENPYARSAVFSYTGSMQSWTVPAGVTEVTARVWGAGGGGIHDDGSVSLDAAGGGGGAYLEAKVPVEPGDELSLVVGQGGVTGEAVFDSAVYEGKSYGFGNGAMGGPLDATPRENMQPGEWGQNGSQGGGLSAVLTSPSIEQQNALVVAGGGGGAGTWVPEGAAGRSAAGGGGVATGANATSAPFAGKGGTSAQGGAAGYAPCAYPAQPGTPMRGGTGGEAETGLPTELVTAYGGGGGGAGWYGGGGGSCIDAIQMPAIPSVPYPGAGGGGSSHVVDDGQLVNSMDGGNGIAGSRSTWTEPAGGISYAVPTEYSAQVTYEPGVGGGLATGPDSYGHHGLIILEWEQVPSADDSEFNVSTGNKPVGENHTVTVQMNDAEGNPIDLTDTDLAKLMLVLPNDPDGVLSTSSFQKGVGVGVYTATVTSTKPGGYPLEVTYDGDEVPVLDNDTAAFVVGEPNFDCAISEHCSYLTATEDPILADGTAEGTVTATVVDKYGNVISGQNVTFTFPSELSLASGTATVSTGTNGQASVKFTSGDVGLHEVTAAVGTSGITKGSPAELEFVAGDGEQTYDVDTNIAVADGSETVTITVISRDEQGHPVAIDAGDLDASLGDPDVDGDRFTFSDFEDKGNGVYEATVSSTLAGVFPISVAYKGTGVVVANNTDATFKAGPVDFSNPNTRIEGQTGTAVADGTEIRTVTAYLFDQYDNPVGDTQVSFESDDLGTQVASTDDTGMATVSYSSTTADSYLVAGSVAGQYIRHGDVVEANTGYGQIQFRAGAPDPSTSTYIVSENADIYANGADEQTVTVTLRDAHGNLALLGDATLVGDADAADVAAFTGSGSEYVAAITSTVPGTFPVTVQLNGVPVSPEDQANTDAAFVPEVSVPPVVDEVTTDGASGTGVPGAEIEITDPGSGETVCTATVGPDGSWSCTFVEPQDPETELTGTQTEPGKSPSGPVDVVVPPVVVPEVSVPPVVDEVTTDGASGTGVPGAEIEITDPGSGETVCTATVGPDGSWSCTFVEPQDPETELTGTQTEPGKSPSGPVDVVVPPVVVPEVSVPPVVDEVTTDGASGTGVPGAEIEITDPGSGETVCTATVGPDGSWSCTFVEPQDPETELTGTQTEPGKSPSGPVDVVVPPVVVPEVSVPPVVDEVTTDGASGTGVPGAEIEITDPGSGETVCTATVGPDGSWSCTFVEPQDPETELTGTQTEPGKSPSGPVDVVVPPVVVPEVSVPPVVDEVTTDGASGTGVPGAEIEITDPGSGETVCTATVGPDGSWSCTFVEPQDPETELTGTQTEPGKSPSGPVDVVVPPVVVPEVSVPPVVDEVTTDGASGTGVPGAEIEITDPGSGETVCTATVGPDGSWSCTFVEPQDPETELTGTQTEPGKSPSGPVDVVVPPVVVPEVSVPPVVDEVTTDGASGTGVPGAEIEITDPGSGETVCTATVGPDGSWSCTFVEPQDPETELTGTQTEPGKSPSGPVDVVVPPVVVPEVSVPPVVDEVTTDGASGTGVPGAEIEITDPGSGETVCTATVGPDGSWSCTFVEPQDPETELTGTQTEPGKSPSGPVDVVVPPVVVPEVSVPPVVDEVTTDGASGTGVPGAEIEITDPGSGETVCTATVGPDGSWSCTFVEPQDPETELTGTQTEPGKSPSGPVDVVVPPVVVPEVSVPPVVDEVTTDGASGTGVPGAEIEITDPGSGETVCTATVGPDGSWSCTFVEPQDPETELTGTQTEPGKSPSGPVDVVVPPVVVPEVSVPPVVDEVTTDGASGTGVPGAEIEITDPGSGETVCTATVGPDGSWSCTFVEPQDPETELTGTQTEPGKSPSGPVDVVVPPVVVPEVSVPPVVDEVTTDGASGTGVPGAEIEITDPGSGETVCTATVGPDGSWSCTFVEPQDPGTSLEVTQTENGKDPSTPVVVEIPEAEGPGTEKPGAEKPGTEKPSGGNYGEQLPETGSNAIAIGGLAAGLLIVGLLALSVSKRKRIQAED from the coding sequence GTGTCTACAGACATTGGATACGAAAAGAACAGGCGGCTCAAAAGGCTCGCCGCCGCCGGTGGTGCGGCAGCTCTTGTTGCGACTTCTATCGCTGCAGGAATTGGGCTAGCGCCATCGGCTATCGCCGAAGAGAACCCTTACGCAAGATCAGCCGTGTTTTCCTACACGGGGAGTATGCAGTCGTGGACTGTCCCCGCTGGTGTAACGGAAGTTACGGCCAGGGTATGGGGTGCCGGTGGTGGCGGTATACATGACGATGGATCGGTGAGTCTAGATGCCGCTGGCGGCGGTGGTGGGGCTTACCTTGAAGCAAAGGTGCCGGTAGAGCCGGGAGACGAACTGTCGTTGGTTGTTGGCCAGGGTGGTGTTACCGGTGAAGCCGTTTTTGACTCCGCTGTGTATGAGGGTAAGTCTTATGGCTTTGGCAACGGAGCGATGGGTGGTCCTCTGGATGCTACCCCTAGAGAAAATATGCAGCCAGGCGAGTGGGGGCAGAACGGTTCGCAGGGCGGAGGCTTATCAGCGGTCCTGACTTCGCCAAGTATTGAGCAACAGAACGCCTTGGTGGTCGCGGGCGGTGGCGGTGGTGCCGGGACTTGGGTTCCTGAGGGAGCTGCCGGGCGCTCTGCGGCAGGCGGAGGTGGTGTCGCAACTGGTGCAAATGCTACCTCTGCGCCTTTTGCTGGGAAAGGTGGGACTAGTGCTCAAGGCGGGGCAGCAGGATACGCTCCGTGCGCATATCCGGCTCAACCTGGAACCCCGATGCGGGGTGGAACCGGAGGCGAGGCCGAGACTGGGTTACCCACCGAATTGGTGACCGCCTATGGCGGTGGGGGTGGCGGTGCTGGCTGGTACGGTGGCGGTGGCGGCAGTTGCATAGATGCCATTCAGATGCCGGCCATCCCGTCGGTCCCGTATCCGGGAGCCGGTGGCGGAGGTTCCAGCCATGTGGTTGATGACGGACAACTTGTCAATAGTATGGACGGCGGCAATGGTATCGCCGGTTCCCGTTCGACCTGGACCGAGCCAGCAGGGGGTATCTCGTATGCGGTTCCTACCGAATACTCGGCTCAGGTTACGTACGAGCCCGGTGTAGGCGGTGGACTCGCGACCGGCCCGGACAGCTATGGTCACCATGGCCTGATCATCCTAGAGTGGGAGCAAGTTCCGTCTGCCGACGATTCGGAGTTCAATGTTTCAACGGGGAACAAGCCCGTCGGAGAGAACCACACCGTCACCGTGCAGATGAATGATGCAGAAGGTAACCCTATCGATCTGACGGATACAGACTTGGCGAAATTGATGCTCGTCCTTCCGAACGATCCCGATGGAGTCCTGAGCACTTCAAGCTTTCAGAAGGGCGTGGGTGTAGGTGTCTACACGGCGACCGTCACGTCAACGAAGCCTGGTGGTTACCCGCTGGAGGTCACTTACGACGGTGACGAAGTTCCGGTGCTAGATAACGACACTGCGGCGTTTGTGGTTGGAGAGCCTAACTTCGACTGCGCTATTTCGGAGCATTGCTCCTACCTGACAGCGACCGAGGATCCAATCCTGGCCGATGGCACCGCCGAAGGCACGGTAACTGCCACGGTCGTCGATAAGTACGGCAATGTCATCAGTGGTCAGAACGTGACGTTCACTTTCCCGTCGGAGTTGTCGCTGGCTAGCGGAACGGCGACCGTGTCCACGGGAACGAATGGCCAGGCCTCTGTTAAGTTCACATCGGGCGACGTAGGGCTCCATGAGGTTACTGCTGCCGTTGGTACAAGTGGGATCACGAAGGGGAGTCCGGCGGAACTAGAGTTTGTTGCTGGAGATGGCGAGCAGACCTACGACGTCGACACCAATATTGCCGTAGCAGACGGCTCCGAAACAGTCACCATCACCGTTATTTCACGTGACGAGCAAGGACATCCAGTAGCTATCGACGCTGGGGACCTTGATGCTTCTTTGGGAGACCCGGACGTCGATGGGGATCGCTTCACGTTCTCGGACTTTGAGGACAAAGGAAACGGTGTGTATGAGGCAACTGTGTCATCGACCCTAGCTGGCGTCTTCCCAATTTCGGTGGCCTACAAGGGCACTGGAGTCGTGGTTGCGAACAATACGGATGCAACATTCAAGGCTGGCCCGGTTGACTTCTCGAACCCGAACACGCGTATTGAGGGTCAGACTGGCACAGCTGTTGCAGACGGCACCGAGATTCGCACGGTGACCGCTTACCTGTTCGACCAGTATGACAACCCGGTCGGTGACACACAGGTCAGCTTCGAGAGTGATGACTTGGGAACGCAGGTCGCGTCGACGGACGACACTGGGATGGCAACGGTCTCATACTCCTCAACGACGGCCGACAGCTACCTGGTTGCGGGATCCGTTGCGGGTCAATACATTCGGCACGGGGATGTGGTTGAAGCCAATACCGGCTACGGTCAGATTCAGTTCCGAGCTGGAGCTCCTGACCCATCCACATCGACATATATTGTCTCCGAAAACGCCGATATCTACGCGAACGGTGCGGATGAACAAACCGTAACGGTGACGCTTCGCGATGCCCACGGCAACCTTGCTCTCTTGGGTGACGCCACCCTTGTCGGTGATGCAGATGCTGCGGATGTCGCCGCTTTCACGGGTTCGGGTTCAGAGTACGTGGCTGCTATCACGTCTACAGTGCCAGGAACTTTCCCAGTTACAGTCCAGCTGAACGGGGTCCCAGTATCGCCTGAAGATCAGGCAAACACTGACGCCGCGTTCGTTCCTGAGGTGTCGGTGCCTCCGGTGGTTGATGAGGTTACTACTGATGGTGCTTCGGGTACTGGTGTTCCGGGTGCGGAGATTGAGATTACTGATCCGGGTAGTGGTGAGACGGTTTGTACTGCGACTGTGGGTCCTGATGGGTCTTGGTCTTGTACGTTTGTTGAGCCGCAGGATCCTGAGACTGAGTTGACGGGTACGCAGACGGAGCCGGGTAAGTCTCCTTCGGGTCCGGTTGATGTTGTGGTTCCGCCGGTGGTGGTTCCTGAGGTGTCGGTGCCTCCGGTGGTTGATGAGGTTACTACTGATGGTGCTTCGGGTACTGGTGTTCCGGGTGCGGAGATTGAGATTACTGATCCGGGTAGTGGTGAGACGGTTTGTACTGCGACTGTGGGTCCTGATGGGTCTTGGTCTTGTACGTTTGTTGAGCCGCAGGATCCTGAGACTGAGTTGACGGGTACGCAGACGGAGCCGGGTAAGTCTCCTTCGGGTCCGGTTGATGTTGTGGTTCCGCCGGTGGTGGTTCCTGAGGTGTCGGTGCCTCCGGTGGTTGATGAGGTTACTACTGATGGTGCTTCGGGTACTGGTGTTCCGGGTGCGGAGATTGAGATTACTGATCCGGGTAGTGGTGAGACGGTTTGTACTGCGACTGTGGGTCCTGATGGGTCTTGGTCTTGTACGTTTGTTGAGCCGCAGGATCCTGAGACTGAGTTGACGGGTACGCAGACGGAGCCGGGTAAGTCTCCTTCGGGTCCGGTTGATGTTGTGGTTCCGCCGGTGGTGGTTCCTGAGGTGTCGGTGCCTCCGGTGGTTGATGAGGTTACTACTGATGGTGCTTCGGGTACTGGTGTTCCGGGTGCGGAGATTGAGATTACTGATCCGGGTAGTGGTGAGACGGTTTGTACTGCGACTGTGGGTCCTGATGGGTCTTGGTCTTGTACGTTTGTTGAGCCGCAGGATCCTGAGACTGAGTTGACGGGTACGCAGACGGAGCCGGGTAAGTCTCCTTCGGGTCCGGTTGATGTTGTGGTTCCGCCGGTGGTGGTTCCTGAGGTGTCGGTGCCTCCGGTGGTTGATGAGGTTACTACTGATGGTGCTTCGGGTACTGGTGTTCCGGGTGCGGAGATTGAGATTACTGATCCGGGTAGTGGTGAGACGGTTTGTACTGCGACTGTGGGTCCTGATGGGTCTTGGTCTTGTACGTTTGTTGAGCCGCAGGATCCTGAGACTGAGTTGACGGGTACGCAGACGGAGCCGGGTAAGTCTCCTTCGGGTCCGGTTGATGTTGTGGTTCCGCCGGTGGTGGTTCCTGAGGTGTCGGTGCCTCCGGTGGTTGATGAGGTTACTACTGATGGTGCTTCGGGTACTGGTGTTCCGGGTGCGGAGATTGAGATTACTGATCCGGGTAGTGGTGAGACGGTTTGTACTGCGACTGTGGGTCCTGATGGGTCTTGGTCTTGTACGTTTGTTGAGCCGCAGGATCCTGAGACTGAGTTGACGGGTACGCAGACGGAGCCGGGTAAGTCTCCTTCGGGTCCGGTTGATGTTGTGGTTCCGCCGGTGGTGGTTCCTGAGGTGTCGGTGCCTCCGGTGGTTGATGAGGTTACTACTGATGGTGCTTCGGGTACTGGTGTTCCGGGTGCGGAGATTGAGATTACTGATCCGGGTAGTGGTGAGACGGTTTGTACTGCGACTGTGGGTCCTGATGGGTCTTGGTCTTGTACGTTTGTTGAGCCGCAGGATCCTGAGACTGAGTTGACGGGTACGCAGACGGAGCCGGGTAAGTCTCCTTCGGGTCCGGTTGATGTTGTGGTTCCGCCGGTGGTGGTTCCTGAGGTGTCGGTGCCTCCGGTGGTTGATGAGGTTACTACTGATGGTGCTTCGGGTACTGGTGTTCCGGGTGCGGAGATTGAGATTACTGATCCGGGTAGTGGTGAGACGGTTTGTACTGCGACTGTGGGTCCTGATGGGTCTTGGTCTTGTACGTTTGTTGAGCCGCAGGATCCTGAGACTGAGTTGACGGGTACGCAGACGGAGCCGGGTAAGTCTCCTTCGGGTCCGGTTGATGTTGTGGTTCCGCCGGTGGTGGTTCCTGAGGTGTCGGTGCCTCCGGTGGTTGATGAGGTTACTACTGATGGTGCTTCGGGTACTGGTGTTCCGGGTGCGGAGATTGAGATTACTGATCCGGGTAGTGGTGAGACGGTTTGTACTGCGACTGTGGGTCCTGATGGGTCTTGGTCTTGTACGTTTGTTGAGCCGCAGGATCCTGAGACTGAGTTGACGGGTACGCAGACGGAGCCGGGTAAGTCTCCTTCGGGTCCGGTTGATGTTGTGGTTCCGCCGGTGGTGGTTCCTGAGGTGTCGGTGCCTCCGGTGGTTGATGAGGTTACTACTGATGGTGCTTCGGGTACTGGTGTTCCGGGTGCGGAGATTGAGATTACTGATCCGGGTAGTGGTGAGACGGTTTGTACTGCGACTGTGGGTCCTGATGGGTCTTGGTCTTGTACGTTTGTTGAGCCGCAGGATCCTGAGACTGAGTTGACGGGTACGCAGACGGAGCCGGGTAAGTCTCCTTCGGGTCCGGTTGATGTTGTGGTTCCGCCGGTGGTGGTTCCTGAGGTGTCGGTGCCTCCGGTGGTTGATGAGGTTACTACTGATGGTGCTTCGGGTACTGGTGTTCCGGGTGCGGAGATTGAGATTACTGATCCGGGTAGTGGTGAGACGGTTTGTACTGCGACTGTGGGTCCTGATGGGTCTTGGTCTTGTACGTTTGTTGAGCCGCAGGATCCTGAGACTGAGTTGACGGGTACGCAGACGGAGCCGGGTAAGTCTCCTTCGGGTCCGGTTGATGTTGTGGTTCCGCCGGTGGTGGTTCCTGAGGTGTCGGTGCCTCCGGTGGTTGATGAGGTTACTACTGATGGTGCTTCGGGTACTGGTGTTCCGGGTGCGGAGATTGAGATTACTGATCCGGGTAGTGGTGAGACGGTTTGTACTGCGACTGTGGGTCCTGATGGGTCTTGGTCTTGTACGTTTGTTGAGCCGCAGGATCCTGGCACGAGCCTAGAGGTTACTCAGACCGAAAACGGGAAGGATCCTTCAACCCCTGTGGTTGTCGAAATCCCTGAGGCAGAAGGGCCAGGTACGGAGAAGCCCGGTGCCGAGAAACCAGGTACGGAGAAGCCGAGCGGTGGGAATTACGGAGAGCAGTTGCCGGAGACTGGTAGCAATGCCATAGCGATTGGTGGATTGGCCGCAGGTCTCCTGATAGTAGGCCTGCTGGCTCTAAGCGTTAGCAAACGTAAGCGGATCCAGGCTGAAGATTAG